In a single window of the Gemmatimonadota bacterium genome:
- a CDS encoding adenylosuccinate synthase, with protein MFDRKHSCIVVVGAQWGDEGKGKLVDVLAEQANVVVRYQGGANAGHTVVVGDRQFVLHQIPSGILHAGAKCVVGNGVVLDPETFFAELDELATQGIDVGGRLFISDRAHVVLPYHKLLDAASEKQQQIGTTGRGIGPTYEDKIGRRGVRVADLIRATVSREMVAERIERANALLAMMGSTMRADLDEHLALMARLGARLRPLATDTGLMVHQALRGGQRVLLEGAQGALLDVDHGTYPFVTSSNTTAGGAAIGAGIGPTEIDGVLGVVKAYTTRVGNGPLPTEAGGDLEERLRTLGGEFGATTGRPRRCGWFDATVVRYSVRVNGLTGLAVTKLDVLDSFAEIPVCTAYRLDGDVCGEVPSDVERLGRVEPVYETLPGWQQPTDGARKLADLPPAARAYLDRLQDLSGAPIRYVSVGTRRDQIIEC; from the coding sequence ATGTTCGACCGGAAGCACAGCTGCATCGTGGTGGTCGGCGCCCAGTGGGGCGACGAAGGGAAGGGGAAGCTCGTCGACGTCCTCGCGGAGCAGGCGAACGTCGTCGTCCGCTATCAGGGCGGCGCCAATGCCGGCCACACCGTGGTCGTCGGCGATCGGCAATTCGTCCTGCACCAGATCCCCTCGGGGATCCTCCACGCCGGGGCGAAGTGCGTCGTGGGCAACGGCGTCGTGCTCGATCCCGAGACCTTCTTCGCCGAGCTCGACGAATTGGCCACGCAGGGGATCGATGTCGGCGGACGGCTGTTCATCTCCGACCGCGCCCACGTCGTCCTGCCGTACCACAAGCTGCTGGACGCGGCGAGCGAGAAGCAGCAGCAGATCGGGACGACGGGGCGGGGCATCGGCCCGACGTACGAAGACAAGATCGGCCGCCGCGGTGTCCGCGTCGCCGACCTGATCCGCGCCACCGTGTCGCGGGAGATGGTGGCGGAGCGCATCGAGCGAGCCAATGCGCTCCTCGCGATGATGGGGTCGACGATGCGCGCCGACCTGGACGAGCATCTCGCCTTGATGGCACGCCTGGGTGCCCGTCTGCGGCCCTTGGCGACGGACACGGGATTGATGGTCCACCAGGCGCTCCGCGGGGGCCAGCGCGTCCTTCTTGAGGGCGCACAGGGCGCCCTGCTCGACGTGGACCACGGCACCTACCCGTTCGTGACCTCGTCCAACACCACGGCCGGTGGCGCGGCGATCGGCGCCGGCATCGGTCCGACCGAGATCGACGGCGTCCTCGGCGTGGTCAAGGCCTACACGACCCGCGTCGGCAACGGCCCGCTGCCGACCGAAGCGGGCGGGGACCTCGAGGAGCGGCTGCGCACCCTTGGGGGCGAGTTCGGCGCCACCACCGGCCGGCCACGTCGCTGCGGCTGGTTTGATGCGACCGTCGTCCGCTATTCCGTCCGGGTCAACGGCCTGACCGGGCTGGCGGTCACCAAGCTCGACGTCCTCGACTCGTTCGCCGAGATCCCGGTCTGCACCGCCTACCGCCTCGACGGCGACGTCTGCGGCGAAGTGCCGAGCGATGTCGAACGACTCGGCCGCGTGGAGCCCGTGTACGAGACGCTCCCGGGGTGGCAGCAACCCACCGACGGCGCGCGCAAGCTGGCCGACCTGCCGCCGGCGGCGCGGGCCTATCTCGACCGGCTGCAGGACCTCTCCGGCGCACCCATCCGGTATGTGAGCGTGGGGACGCGAAGGGATCAGATCATCGAGTGTTAG
- a CDS encoding prepilin-type N-terminal cleavage/methylation domain-containing protein, which translates to MNHDRRGFTLVEVLLAVVILVLITTTFARFSTEFTKGMTGSSIRVVSAGVAQDRLELVRADPRYTRLATLYASGSGADTTGFSGFPRMRRITTIVRDQSGSPARDRTTVTVRVIDPGLKDTVAVTAVIASP; encoded by the coding sequence TTGAACCACGACCGACGCGGTTTCACCCTGGTCGAGGTCCTGCTGGCGGTGGTGATCCTAGTCCTGATCACCACCACCTTCGCCCGATTTTCGACCGAATTCACCAAGGGAATGACCGGATCGTCGATCCGCGTCGTGTCGGCCGGGGTCGCCCAGGACCGACTGGAGCTCGTCCGAGCCGACCCCCGGTATACCCGGCTCGCGACCCTCTACGCCAGCGGGTCCGGCGCCGATACCACCGGCTTCTCCGGCTTTCCGCGGATGCGCCGGATCACCACGATCGTCCGCGACCAGTCCGGGTCCCCTGCCCGGGACCGCACCACGGTGACCGTCCGGGTGATCGACCCGGGCCTGAAAGACACCGTCGCCGTCACCGCCGTCATCGCGAGCCCCTGA
- a CDS encoding type II secretion system protein — protein MTLIELLIVIVMIGILSGIAASRLDWQRYRTDAIAREVITEVSKAQRLAVTLQANVRFVVVDPQRIQIHEDVDNNGAVGTGERVRTVVLDEPGRLTKGTSADVPGPSDPTEIATIVFRRDGSASRGGTIYLTSALPDASCKRCRAISVVRATGRPTLYSLSTGTWRRAN, from the coding sequence GTGACCCTTATCGAGCTCCTGATCGTCATCGTGATGATCGGTATTCTCTCGGGGATCGCCGCCTCCCGGCTCGATTGGCAGCGCTATCGGACCGATGCCATCGCCCGCGAAGTGATCACGGAAGTGAGCAAGGCGCAGCGACTTGCCGTCACCCTGCAGGCCAATGTCCGGTTCGTGGTGGTCGACCCCCAGCGGATCCAGATTCACGAGGACGTGGACAACAATGGCGCCGTCGGAACCGGGGAACGGGTCCGGACCGTGGTCCTGGACGAGCCGGGCCGGCTGACCAAGGGGACGTCAGCCGACGTCCCGGGTCCCTCGGACCCGACCGAGATTGCCACCATCGTCTTCCGACGCGACGGCTCCGCCTCCCGGGGGGGTACGATCTATCTCACCTCGGCACTGCCTGACGCATCCTGCAAGCGTTGCCGAGCGATCTCGGTCGTCCGGGCCACCGGGCGGCCCACCCTGTACTCCCTGAGCACCGGCACCTGGCGGAGGGCCAATTGA
- a CDS encoding cystathionine gamma-synthase family protein, translating to MAKHAAHRAIGAHRLRPESLMMGYGYDPTLSEGAIKCPIFQTSTFVFESAEAGKAFFEVAYGLREASPGEVPGLIYSRLNNPDLEVLEDRLCLWDEAESCAVFSSGMAATTTALMAYLRPGDVVIYSAPIYGGSDHFLHHVLPTWGVTAIALPAGEPAAAHESRLREELAGRPLGAVLLETPANPTNGLIDIAAVVAMTRRLETPGRHAPVLVDNTFLGPLWQQPLRHGADIVLYSATKFIGGHSDVIAGAALGSKAMMAPVRGLRTFLGSMLSPMDGWLLMRSLETLKMRMTAAMKNARHVARFLKSHPKVAALHYLGEMSADHPMLDVYERQCTGPGSLIAFEVRGGEAAAFRVLNAMQLAKLAVSLGGTESLVEHPASMTHADVSKADQARYGITPGLIRLSVGVEHYEDLIADLAQALDHA from the coding sequence ATGGCGAAACACGCGGCACATCGGGCCATCGGGGCGCATCGATTGCGCCCCGAGAGCCTGATGATGGGGTATGGCTACGATCCGACGCTGTCCGAGGGTGCCATCAAGTGCCCGATCTTCCAGACGTCGACATTTGTCTTCGAGAGCGCCGAGGCCGGCAAGGCCTTCTTCGAGGTGGCGTACGGGCTGCGTGAGGCGAGCCCCGGCGAGGTGCCGGGGCTCATCTATTCCCGGCTGAACAATCCGGACCTCGAGGTGCTCGAGGATCGCCTCTGCCTCTGGGACGAGGCCGAGAGCTGTGCGGTCTTCAGCAGCGGGATGGCGGCGACGACGACCGCGCTGATGGCCTACCTCCGCCCCGGTGACGTCGTGATCTACAGTGCGCCGATCTACGGCGGGTCGGATCACTTCCTCCACCACGTGCTGCCGACCTGGGGCGTGACGGCCATCGCCCTGCCTGCGGGTGAGCCGGCCGCTGCGCACGAATCACGGCTGCGCGAGGAGCTGGCCGGCCGGCCGCTCGGCGCCGTCCTGCTCGAGACGCCGGCGAATCCGACCAACGGGCTGATCGACATCGCCGCGGTGGTCGCGATGACCCGGCGGCTCGAGACCCCGGGTCGCCATGCCCCGGTGCTCGTCGACAACACCTTCCTCGGCCCGCTCTGGCAGCAGCCGCTGCGCCACGGCGCCGACATCGTCCTCTACTCGGCCACGAAGTTCATTGGGGGCCACAGCGACGTGATTGCGGGGGCCGCCCTCGGCAGCAAGGCGATGATGGCGCCGGTGCGCGGTCTGCGCACGTTCCTCGGATCGATGCTGTCGCCGATGGATGGCTGGCTCCTGATGCGCTCGCTCGAGACGCTCAAGATGCGAATGACGGCCGCGATGAAGAACGCGCGGCATGTGGCCCGGTTCCTCAAGTCCCATCCGAAGGTTGCCGCATTGCACTACCTCGGTGAGATGAGCGCCGACCATCCGATGCTCGACGTCTATGAGCGTCAGTGCACCGGCCCCGGGTCGTTGATCGCCTTCGAGGTGCGTGGCGGCGAGGCTGCCGCGTTTCGTGTCCTCAACGCGATGCAGCTCGCGAAGTTGGCCGTCTCGCTGGGGGGCACCGAGTCGTTGGTGGAGCACCCAGCCTCGATGACGCATGCCGATGTCTCCAAGGCGGATCAGGCGCGCTATGGCATCACCCCGGGGCTGATCCGGCTCTCGGTCGGTGTCGAGCACTACGAGGACCTGATCGCCGACCTGGCGCAGGCCCTCGACCATGCCTGA
- a CDS encoding metallopeptidase family protein → MIRRMSAEVPSEYFDGVTEVVVSPRAVPHPTRAEIYTLGECIPLPLEQEAPEAVQSRVVLYHGSFLALAQLDATFDWEQEGWETLTHELRHHVEWRARGDDLEALDRAAEANYARQDGDPFDPLFFLDGDAPVADVYQVEDDWFLDLVVRQVPSAVRFNWHGKRYVAEVPPQTSLPAYLLVDGVDEPPPGDLILVLRVKPRLFDLFRSRPLHQGAVQAVSDTRDEVP, encoded by the coding sequence ATGATCCGCCGGATGAGTGCCGAGGTGCCGAGTGAGTACTTCGATGGCGTCACCGAGGTGGTGGTGTCGCCGCGGGCGGTGCCGCATCCGACGCGCGCCGAGATCTACACCCTGGGCGAGTGCATCCCGCTGCCGCTTGAGCAGGAGGCCCCCGAGGCGGTCCAGAGCCGGGTCGTGCTCTATCACGGCTCTTTCCTGGCGCTGGCCCAACTCGACGCGACCTTCGATTGGGAGCAGGAGGGGTGGGAGACGCTGACGCACGAGCTGCGGCACCACGTCGAATGGCGCGCCCGGGGCGATGACCTCGAAGCGCTCGACCGCGCGGCCGAAGCCAACTATGCGCGCCAGGACGGTGACCCGTTCGATCCCCTCTTCTTCCTGGATGGCGACGCGCCGGTGGCGGATGTCTACCAGGTCGAGGACGACTGGTTTCTTGACCTGGTGGTGCGGCAGGTGCCATCGGCGGTACGCTTCAATTGGCACGGCAAGCGCTATGTGGCCGAAGTGCCGCCGCAGACGTCACTGCCCGCCTATCTTCTGGTGGATGGCGTGGATGAGCCGCCCCCCGGCGACTTGATCCTCGTGCTGCGGGTGAAGCCCCGGTTGTTCGACCTCTTTCGTTCCCGTCCCCTGCATCAGGGTGCGGTGCAGGCGGTCTCCGACACGCGCGATGAGGTGCCCTGA
- a CDS encoding histone deacetylase → MLVVTAAACLTHDPGSGMPEQPARLRTVLQRLATAGVPVADAAPSPPEWLATLHDPAYLQDLEAMSRRGTGDYGPDCPVGPATWRATLAAAGAARAALAHALDGQGNAFAAIRPPGHHALRHGAMGFCYANHIALLATEARRAGRDRVLIVDWDVHHGNGTQALVEHDPTIRFISMHQSPWWPGSGAADERGVGNIFNVPMPPQLAAARYVEALWDAVTVATAEWRPDVVLVSAGYDGMDGDPLGGFTLEPPHFADWVGRLRTAFPSAPIVALMEGGYLPARLANGVLATVEALA, encoded by the coding sequence ATGCTTGTCGTGACGGCAGCGGCGTGCCTGACGCACGACCCTGGCAGCGGCATGCCGGAACAGCCGGCGCGTCTGCGCACGGTGTTGCAGCGACTCGCCACGGCGGGTGTCCCCGTCGCCGATGCCGCACCATCGCCGCCCGAGTGGTTGGCCACGCTCCACGATCCCGCCTATCTCCAGGACCTCGAGGCGATGAGCCGCCGTGGCACCGGGGACTATGGCCCGGATTGCCCCGTCGGGCCGGCGACCTGGCGTGCCACGCTGGCGGCGGCTGGGGCCGCCCGCGCCGCGCTCGCCCACGCCCTCGACGGACAGGGGAACGCCTTCGCGGCCATCCGCCCGCCGGGGCACCACGCCCTGCGGCATGGCGCGATGGGCTTCTGCTACGCCAACCACATCGCCTTGCTCGCCACCGAGGCTCGACGCGCCGGTCGCGATCGGGTGCTGATCGTCGACTGGGATGTGCACCACGGCAATGGCACGCAGGCCCTCGTCGAGCATGACCCGACGATCCGCTTCATCTCGATGCATCAATCGCCGTGGTGGCCTGGGTCCGGTGCCGCCGACGAACGCGGCGTGGGCAACATCTTCAACGTGCCGATGCCACCGCAGCTCGCCGCCGCACGCTACGTCGAGGCGCTGTGGGATGCGGTGACGGTGGCCACCGCCGAATGGCGACCCGACGTGGTGCTGGTGTCCGCCGGCTACGACGGGATGGACGGCGATCCGCTGGGCGGCTTCACCCTGGAGCCGCCCCATTTTGCCGACTGGGTGGGGCGGCTCCGCACCGCTTTCCCCTCGGCCCCGATCGTGGCCTTGATGGAAGGCGGCTACCTCCCGGCGCGACTCGCCAACGGGGTGCTGGCGACCGTCGAGGCGCTCGCCTAA
- a CDS encoding dipeptide epimerase encodes MTLRLSTELLALRTRHPFIIARGGQSDYRTVMVKITDDDGVEGWGEAAATRFYGETLETVQAALATYGTLLGDDPHQLDAIERRLELTLRRNAAARVAISAALHDLVGKRLGVPLWRYWGLDRAAAPRSTFTIGMDTPEMIRLKVGEAAEYPILKIKLGGPDDLTLLRTIRDATDKELRVDANCGWTAVHTVRMLPVLEEFGVTVLEQPVAPDDLDGLAHIHRHARIPLIADESCVTSGDIARLVGRVDGINIKLAKCGSLREALRMIAIARTHQMTVMVGCMIESSLGITAAAHFTPLVDIVDLDGAALLSQDPFVGAGIAGGQVTLPDAPGLGVTRR; translated from the coding sequence ATGACCCTTCGCCTCAGCACCGAGCTGCTCGCCCTCCGCACCCGCCATCCGTTCATCATCGCACGCGGCGGCCAGAGCGACTATCGCACCGTGATGGTCAAGATCACCGACGACGACGGCGTCGAGGGGTGGGGCGAGGCCGCGGCGACGCGCTTCTACGGCGAGACGCTGGAGACGGTGCAGGCGGCGCTCGCGACCTACGGCACGCTCCTCGGTGATGACCCGCACCAGCTCGACGCGATCGAGCGGCGGCTCGAGCTCACCTTGCGGCGGAACGCGGCTGCGCGCGTGGCGATCTCCGCCGCGCTGCACGACCTCGTCGGGAAGCGTCTCGGCGTCCCGCTCTGGCGCTACTGGGGGCTCGACCGCGCCGCGGCCCCGCGGTCGACCTTCACCATCGGGATGGACACGCCGGAGATGATTCGCCTGAAGGTTGGCGAGGCGGCCGAGTATCCGATCCTCAAGATCAAGCTGGGCGGCCCCGACGATCTCACGCTGTTGCGCACGATTCGCGACGCGACGGACAAGGAGCTGCGCGTCGATGCCAACTGCGGCTGGACCGCCGTGCACACCGTCCGGATGTTGCCGGTGCTGGAAGAGTTCGGCGTCACGGTGCTGGAGCAGCCGGTTGCGCCCGATGACCTCGATGGCCTCGCGCACATCCACCGACACGCGCGGATTCCGCTGATCGCCGACGAGAGCTGCGTCACGTCGGGGGACATCGCGCGGCTGGTCGGTCGGGTGGACGGCATCAACATCAAGCTCGCCAAGTGCGGCTCGTTGCGTGAGGCGTTGCGGATGATCGCCATTGCCCGCACGCACCAGATGACCGTCATGGTCGGCTGCATGATCGAGTCGTCGCTCGGTATCACGGCCGCGGCACACTTCACGCCGCTGGTCGACATCGTCGATCTCGATGGTGCCGCGCTGCTCTCGCAGGATCCCTTCGTCGGGGCCGGCATCGCCGGCGGGCAGGTCACGCTGCCGGATGCCCCCGGGTTGGGCGTGACACGACGATGA
- the priA gene encoding primosomal protein N', which translates to MTDRYAQVALPLPLAEPYRYRIPATLADRALPGARVVVPVRREELIGIVTAVDVAPPPTAARDILAAPDDEVALPAPLLALAARAARYYGAPPGLMLRAMLPAALWGQSTVMLHLEAAARAVVGGTAGDLVEWLQRRGGSGTIQAASRALKKPLWEAADRLQRVGALSLEVVPPNTDGAAATTRTAAIVGEVLPLLARDQHFARKPAQRKLYEVLEGRGGRMAVRALLEAAGATIGPLQQLAASGVIVLLDDETSRDPFADLPSSPPPPHLTADQTRALATLRQIAPGETSLLFGVTGSGKTLVYLERIRELLAENRGAIVLVPEIALTPQTVARLRGAFGDDVAVLHSGLSDGERADAWRALRRGERRVAVGARSAIFAPVRNLGLIVIDEEHESSYKNGETPRYHAREIAAWRARLEGAAIILGSATPAPESWARLAPDHVVRLPARIGERPMPPVQLVDLRTTPMVAHPTGVPWSTVLDDAVTAALAKQEQVLLLLNRRGWAAFVQCTACGEVVQCPNCSISLTVHRNPDELRCHYCDYRTPIPGACPACQGTTTRHLGAGTQQVERLVAERFPTARVARMDLDTTASKWGHHRILERVGTGDVDVLIGTQMIAKGIDFPNVTLVGVVDADTALHLPDFRSAERTFQLIAQVAGRAGRGPKGGRVLVQTRQPEHPALGFAAQHDAEGFLTAELEGRRSPPYPPTTSLVRIVASGEDGGAVAERITALARWCDALITRLDLPLTLLGPAPCPIERITNRWRHHLLLKGDAAVLGGVVRALAPKLGAMRGDVRLALDRDPVSLL; encoded by the coding sequence ATGACCGACCGGTACGCGCAGGTCGCCCTGCCGCTGCCACTCGCCGAACCGTATCGCTACCGGATCCCGGCCACCCTCGCCGATCGCGCGCTCCCCGGGGCGCGCGTCGTCGTTCCGGTCCGCCGAGAGGAGCTGATCGGCATCGTCACGGCGGTCGATGTCGCGCCACCGCCCACGGCGGCACGCGACATCCTCGCCGCGCCGGATGACGAGGTGGCCCTGCCGGCGCCGCTCCTCGCCCTGGCCGCGCGCGCGGCGCGCTACTACGGCGCGCCGCCCGGGCTGATGCTGCGCGCCATGCTGCCGGCCGCCCTCTGGGGGCAATCGACGGTGATGCTGCACCTCGAGGCCGCCGCACGCGCCGTGGTCGGCGGGACGGCGGGCGATCTGGTGGAGTGGCTGCAGCGGCGCGGCGGGAGCGGCACCATCCAGGCCGCCAGTCGCGCCCTCAAGAAGCCGCTCTGGGAGGCCGCCGACCGGCTCCAGCGTGTCGGAGCGCTCTCGCTGGAGGTGGTGCCACCGAACACCGATGGTGCCGCCGCGACGACCCGCACGGCCGCGATCGTTGGCGAGGTCCTCCCGCTGCTGGCGCGCGATCAGCACTTTGCCCGGAAGCCGGCGCAGCGAAAGCTCTACGAGGTGCTCGAGGGTCGCGGCGGGCGAATGGCGGTGCGCGCATTGCTTGAAGCGGCAGGCGCCACCATCGGCCCGCTGCAGCAATTGGCGGCGTCGGGTGTGATCGTCCTGCTCGATGACGAGACCTCGCGCGACCCCTTTGCCGACCTCCCGTCGAGCCCGCCACCACCGCATCTCACCGCCGATCAGACCCGCGCCCTCGCGACGCTCCGGCAGATTGCGCCCGGCGAGACCTCGCTGCTCTTCGGGGTGACGGGTTCAGGCAAGACCCTCGTCTATCTCGAGCGCATCCGCGAACTGCTCGCCGAGAATCGCGGGGCGATCGTCCTGGTGCCGGAGATCGCGCTCACGCCACAGACGGTCGCGCGACTCCGCGGCGCCTTCGGTGATGACGTCGCGGTGCTGCACAGTGGCCTCAGCGATGGCGAACGCGCCGACGCGTGGCGGGCGCTCCGTCGTGGCGAGCGACGCGTCGCCGTCGGCGCGCGGTCGGCAATCTTCGCCCCGGTGCGCAACCTCGGCCTGATCGTGATCGACGAGGAGCACGAGTCCAGCTACAAGAACGGCGAGACGCCCCGCTACCACGCGCGCGAAATCGCCGCCTGGCGCGCCCGCCTCGAAGGCGCTGCCATCATCCTCGGATCGGCCACGCCCGCACCCGAGAGCTGGGCGCGTCTCGCACCGGATCATGTCGTGCGGCTCCCGGCGCGCATCGGCGAACGGCCGATGCCGCCGGTCCAGTTGGTGGATCTGCGCACCACGCCGATGGTGGCGCATCCCACGGGCGTCCCGTGGAGCACCGTCCTCGACGATGCAGTGACGGCCGCGTTGGCGAAGCAGGAACAGGTGCTCCTGCTGCTCAATCGCCGCGGCTGGGCGGCCTTCGTGCAGTGCACCGCCTGCGGCGAAGTAGTGCAGTGCCCGAATTGCAGCATCTCGCTGACCGTGCACCGCAACCCCGACGAACTCCGCTGCCACTATTGCGACTACCGCACGCCGATTCCCGGTGCCTGCCCCGCCTGCCAGGGGACCACGACCAGGCACCTCGGTGCCGGCACGCAGCAGGTGGAGCGCCTGGTCGCGGAGCGCTTCCCGACGGCACGCGTCGCCCGGATGGACCTCGACACCACGGCGAGCAAGTGGGGCCATCATCGCATTCTGGAGCGCGTCGGGACGGGCGACGTCGACGTGCTCATCGGCACCCAGATGATCGCCAAGGGGATCGACTTCCCGAACGTGACGCTGGTCGGCGTGGTCGACGCCGACACCGCGCTGCACCTCCCCGATTTCCGGTCGGCCGAGCGCACGTTCCAGCTGATTGCGCAGGTGGCCGGGCGCGCGGGCCGCGGTCCGAAGGGTGGCCGGGTCCTGGTCCAGACGCGGCAGCCGGAACACCCGGCGCTCGGCTTCGCGGCCCAGCACGACGCGGAGGGGTTCCTCACGGCGGAGCTCGAAGGGCGCCGCTCGCCGCCGTATCCGCCGACGACCTCGCTGGTGCGGATCGTCGCGAGTGGCGAGGACGGCGGCGCCGTGGCCGAGCGGATCACCGCGCTGGCGCGCTGGTGTGACGCGTTGATCACGCGACTCGACCTGCCTCTGACACTGCTGGGGCCGGCTCCCTGTCCGATCGAACGGATCACCAATCGCTGGCGGCATCACCTGCTGCTCAAGGGCGACGCCGCCGTGCTCGGCGGGGTGGTTCGGGCGCTTGCGCCGAAACTTGGCGCGATGCGCGGCGATGTTCGGCTGGCGCTGGATCGGGATCCGGTGTCGTTGTTGTAG